The following are from one region of the Pelodiscus sinensis isolate JC-2024 unplaced genomic scaffold, ASM4963464v1 ctg48, whole genome shotgun sequence genome:
- the LOC106731983 gene encoding uncharacterized protein LOC106731983 isoform X6, producing MESSRGTCTAGDRTVSENKKENQWQEGLRKLELQGIFLRRAEADSSPGLEQGNAWVDRHKSEMQQGNYPRKELDESVHRGRTCKEPKEATIQQTSPNQEKPYKCLDCGKSFSRKPCRLIHQRLHMGKRRHKCLECAKVFSAQSALIRHERTHTGEKPYKCLDCGKTFSQKSDLIKHRRIHTGERPYKCLECGKSFMDSSSLIQHKRIHTGERPHKCLDCGKSFIQKSQFIIHQRVHTGDRPFICHECGKSFIQKSQLVTHQRTHTGERPYKCLECGKSFMRSLSLNQHRRIHTGERPYKCLECEKSFMEHSSLTKHRRIHTGERPYKCLECGKTFMECSALTKHKRIHTGERPYKCPECGKTFMERSTLTKHRRIHTREKSYKCLECGKSFMEHSSLTKHGRIHTGDIPYKCLECGKSFLEHSSLTKHERIHTGERPYKCFECGKDFIHRSHLIKHQKIHKDDNPYKCLDCGKSFIDRTNFTNHQRIHTGERPHKCLDCGKSFIQKSHLTSHQRVHAGERPFKSEVSDSRPVGHQQPKQFHSPAPAWLPAREPLQPWRVCVRTLPSASAPALPPLLFLPLLHPLPLPLHPFPQAPSPKAQGLVDYQGAWSGATAEVGPPHVQFVDKSRDKVEQLGWPGSWWPSREKSATVNVGGLDPNPCYQSQPAQDPTG from the coding sequence CAGGTGACAGGACAGTGAGTGAGAACAAGAAGGAGAATCAATGGCAGGAAGGTCTTAGGAAATTGGAACTACAGGGGATATTTTTGAGAAGAGCTGAAGCGGATTCTTCCCCAGGCTTGGAACAGGGAAATGCCTGGGTAGATCGGCACAAATCAGAGATGCAGCAGGGAAATTATCCCAGAAAGGAACTGGATGAATCTGTTCACCGTGGCAGAACATGCAAGGAACCCAAGGAAGCTACAATCCAGCAGACAAGTCCCAATCAAGAGAAACCCTACAAATGCCTtgactgtggaaaaagcttcagtAGGAAGCCATGTCGTCTTATACACCAGAGGCTGCACATGGGAAAGCGACGCCATAAATGCCTTGAGTGTGCAAAAGTCTTCAGTGCACAATCTGCTCTTATTAGACATGAGAGAACTCACACTGGGGAGAAACCCTATAAAtgcttggactgtgggaaaaCATTCAGTCAGAAGTCAGACCTTATTaaacataggagaatccacacaggagagagaccatataaatgccttgAGTGTGGAAAAAGTTTTATGGATAGTTCCTCTCTTATTCAGCATaaaagaatccacacaggggagagaccccataaatgtttggattgtgggaaaagcttcattcaGAAGTCACAGTTTATTATACACCAGCGAGTGCACACAGGAGACAGACCCTTTATatgccatgagtgtgggaaaagttttattCAAAAATCACAGCTTGTTACACATCAgcgaacccacacaggagagagaccctataaatgccttgagtgtgggaaaagttttatgCGAAGTTTATCTCTTAATCAACATAGGAGAATCCATACAGGAGAAAGACCCTATAAATGCCTTGAATGTGAAAAAAGTTTTATGGAACATTCATCCCTCACTAAAcacaggagaatccacacaggagaaagaCCCTATAAATGCCTGGAGTGTGGGAAAACCTTTATGGAATGTTCAGCCCTTACTAAAcataagagaatccacacaggagaaagaCCCTATAAATGCCCTGAATGTGGGAAAACCTTTATGGAACGTTCCACCCTTACTaaacataggagaatccacacgaGAGAAAAATCCTATAAATgccttgagtgtgggaaaagttttatgGAACATTCATCCCTTACTAAACatgggagaatccacacaggagacaTACCCTATAAATGcctggagtgtgggaaaagctttctgGAACATTCATCCCTTACTAAACATGAGAGAATTCATACAGGAGAAAGACCTTATAAATGTTTTGAGTGTGGGAAAGATTTCATTCATCGCTCACACCTTATTAAGCATCAGAAAATCCACAAAGATGATAACCCCTATAAATGCCTCgattgtgggaaaagtttcattgACAGAACAAATTTTACTaatcatcagagaatccacacaggggagagaccccataaatgcttggactgtgggaaaagcttcattcaGAAGTCACACCTTACTAGTCATCAGAGAGTGCACGCAGGAGAGAGACCCTTTAAATCAGAGGTCTCAGACTCACGGCCTGTGGGCCATCAACAGCCCAAGCAGTTCCACAGTCCAgcccctgcatggctgccagcacgTGAGCCCCTGCAACCTTGGAGGGTTTGTGTCCGTACCCTTCCCTCCgcctcagcccctgctctgcccccactcctcttCTTGCCACTGCTacaccctctccccctgccattgCATCCTTTCCCTCAAGCGCCTTCTCCTAAGGCACAAGGCCTTGTGGATTACCAGGGGGCATGGAGCGGGGCAACAGCAGAGGTTGGGCCTCCCCATGTTCAATTTGTTGACAAGAGCCGTGATAAAGTGGAGCAACTGGGCTGGCCTGGAAGTTGGTGGCCAAGCAGAGAAAAGTCTGCCACAGTAAATGTGGGGGGGCTGGACCCCAACCCCTGCTACCAgtcccagcctgcccaggaccccacgGGCTAA